The Cryptomeria japonica chromosome 6, Sugi_1.0, whole genome shotgun sequence genomic interval caaAGGACGAACACCTCAgcactcatcaagtcaatctctccctctccaggttggtgctaatgaacaacaagaagaaaagaatgatgatgaagcaacatctcctttcagagaccataaacctctgcctaaggaaatacaggtaagggaaagaaagtcttccattccagattggctaaaagaaagactGACGAGGGTAGTTGtagttgaagaggaagaacaagtatttgatttggaaagtCTCATAGGGAATTCccaagaagaaattgaaaagaagaaggctacaaagatgtcaaaggtaattagagatgatgcaGGATCCAGGAAGATACAGGTAGCCACACccgtagtggacaagtatgaggatgagattatggcagaggaatatgatatagaaacatttgatcttggtccacttacctccgagcaggCTATGGAAGAGGCAACTAATTCAGTGAGAGCACTTAATGATAAActcaaggaagaaatggaaaagaataagaggcTAGAAAGGGAGGTTAgcgcttggaggaattattttagccaccttAATCAACCATTAAGGCGACAAGATCCAGCAGTATcacctttgcatgcacttcctcctgaatcaataaatgaggcagaaaagatgaagaacttagcccaactcatgagttcatggattgatgaatcttaATGAAGACAGTCCAcaggctatccaagtccttgaaatcattcataatctattgataactATGGATGCATTTACTCACACTAGAGACATTGTCATCCCGATCTTACAAGTGAAAGAAGGACGCCAAAGTCGGTTTTAacacaagagaagataatggagggaggaacccataaccttctgcaatggtcaactttgctccaaatgaaggaagttcttttcgaagacatcaataATAGATGCAGCCGAGTTGAGGGCACAATCCATcctattcaggataaggtgtttgatgtattATGTACAATCCTTGACAGAAGGATAGAGATCGAAACAAATGTAGATGTCCAAGAATTGGAAGACAGGATCAAGATTattttttgcaaagaggagaacgtGGTCACAAAAAAACAACGagatcagatgtatgctactatgttcctgatcgagAAAACAAAAGAGCTAGAGCCTGGATGGGAGATGACCCTTCTCGCAgtttttgatcaagtccttcacttggaagaacggatGAAGAACCtgcatgagattcccattgctgagattgaggagATTaggtccagattcattgaatatgccagaaaagaacatagaaaagggaacaaaattctagatgagaagttgttataagatgatgtggcAACTCTATTCCCAATGGGCTATGTTTCCTCattatttgtgccaatttctattggctatggattgataatgtttatctaaatggggtcctttttgtaacaaaccctaattagggtttaggtgtcaaaatctcagcctttgatcttctttagatccaggccgttcattgtatttgagagtgctatataagaCCTCACTCAATTCATTTTAGAAAGTTAAGAGTTAGAGAAAAAAGAGGGAAAGGGATTAAGATTGTTAGCAGCAGAGAAAGAAGTAGTGAAgaaagaaagttgaacaattgttgttttattttgctatgagatcaatgaaatattgaagttatggtgttttattgcaatccttgtggctattttcatggttgtttatcttcttgaatcactcttagtagagatagtaCTTAAGTTTTAGAATTAgattgaaggacgaatgttgtgtttgatctttgataaaactcatagtccaaaccactagctccttactgattgtaagcacgccttgtgtggtcaactggagatattaagattgtttaagagttcaatcattattggagatattgatatgtatctcagtgatagtatctatcccattgatgattcgaaaatcattgaatccccttagaagattgcaccaattccagtagagttgtaatcttttggcaatactgaaattggtagagttttaTAAAGACCAGTCCTCATTTAGTCATTCCTAGGATTAGTTTAGTATCGCCTCCTTAAGCCCCTTATCTTTTGCCCTTTTTTGAGACATCAAGTAAAGTTAGGAGAATTCACTTTCCTCATTGAAAAGTAGTTACAAGAACAAGCTTTCttagaaagtacgtaaggccccttgtaaaacagcaaacacaacgaccactggtgcttatccacgagtagagaacctacataacagaaccttggagtttctccgattgatccttctacgAAATCTTTAGCATTcggggagctttattcaagagaggataaaatacctatgggtattttattatgtgtttggtcgtgtataaaagacacatcaacaaaacCCTTGGTAGGTTCTTACATGATACAATTTACTTTTTGCTAATATGTGGATTCACTTTGGTGTGTCCCTAGCTCTATTACTTTAGATTAGGATTCTAATTTCATGTGTGAATTTCAGACCATGATGCATGAAAATATGGACAGAAAATTAGAGAGCTCAACTACCTTTCATCAGTAAATAGATGGTCAAACAAAAATGATCAATATAGCTTTAGTGTAGTCCTTAAGGAGGTGTAAAAAGAAGCATTCTAAAACTCCAGATGAAAAATTGGCATATATTCGACTCTCTTATAATAAGGCAATTCATTCTCCTACAAATAGATCTCTTTTTGTGACTTGTTTTGGTTGCTTCCCCCCTAGTCCATTTAATGTAGTGATTTAGCAGCCATAGAGGAATCGGGAAAAAGTGGATTGGAAATCTGCATAGTTAATTTTATTGAGAAGATGAGGAGAATTCATCTCCAACTGCAATAGTGGTTGAAGGAGTCTCACACTAAGTATAAACCAAGGCATGGAGCAGAGGTTGAGCGCATGATTCAAGTTGAGGACAAAATATGGCTGGAGCTGGGCATAGAATGATTCCAATAGAAAGCAGAGATATTGAAATCACTTGGGTATAGTCCATTTGAAATCCTTAACAAGTAGACACTAATGCTTTCAAATTACACTTGCCTCATTATGGGCAGATGTATTCAGTTGTAAATGGTGAGAACTCTCATCTCTTTGAGCCTTCCATATTAGATGGTGAAGAGAAGAATCTTTTGAAGACCTTTCTCCCAATACTCAAGAAATTATTGAGCAAGGATGTTGTTTTGCAAAGGAAAGATAAAACATCAAGAAGAAGAGAGCAAGAAAGTTAAAAAACTGGATTATACAAACAATTTCCAAGTAAAGTCAAGAAGTATTCTAACAAGGAGGGTGTGATCCAAATAAGATCATGAAAGTTAATAAGAATCAACAAAGTAACTATTCTCATTATTTGTCAAATTGATTAAATACAACTTGGAAAAActatttaaagaaaattaaatatgaCCAAGAATGGAGTATGATGGTTTAACAAGAATCTACAGAGATTGTGGATGGTTCTGAGATCATCCAGATACCTCGAAATCAAACACATCTGAAGTAGGCAACTggagaaaataaaaaacaattgaaaaacaagAGCAGTTCTGCAAACAACAGAACTGTCAATTCCAGCAGGGGACAATTGCGAAACAACCTCTTGCATCAGATAGCAATTGTGAAACTGCCAGTTGCATCAGGTGGTGGTTACAAAACTGCCAGTTGCAATGGTAGCAGTTGTGAAATTGCCAGATGCAGCAAATGGCGGTTGTGGAGCTACCATGGTATTTCCACAAAGACCTAAGAGACATTTTCACCTTGTCTGATCATATGTTGACCAAAAAAACAGATTCAAAACAATTTCTTTTCTGCTTCTTCAGCAATTGAGTTTCTGGTGTCAAGCATACCTAATTGCAATGTAGAAATACACCCTCACAGGTCATCATAAGGCAATCCAGTTGAAATCTAGTTGAAGCTATGTGAGAAAAATCGGTTAGTTCTTGGATGAGTACATAGCGAGTTGGTTGGGTGCAATAGAATAACTCTTTTATAAGCAATTGCAAAGAAATGGAAGTGTTCAGAGACTATGGTTTTGGTGATTGGTGTCCTTGAACGCCTCAAGAAGGTGGTAAGCTTCTGTTTGCAGTAGAATGGGTGGCCAGAGCAGGAAAAGTGCATTAATCTTCTCAAATTTCTTCCCACAATGTGTTCTCCAGGGTAATCCTCATGTTTTTTCTAAGTTTCTTGTGTTTGCAACAGAGATAATGGCCAATGACGATTTGCCTTACTCTTCTCAAATTGATTCCCATATTGTGTTCTCTAGGATAATGTCGTATGTTTGTTTTCAGTTTCTTGTGATGTTTCAGATTTTGTTTTGCTCATTAAGTGTTAAAACCATCTCTAATCAGTTTCAGCACATAAACTACTCATTTCTTGCACAATCTTGATTGTTTTCTAGGCAGACAGAGAAAATGGCAAGTTTATCAAGCACAATAATTTGAAAAATGAGTTTTGTGCTGGTGAATTAGTAAAGGAATATCTATACTGATTATGGAGCATTCATCCTTATCTATGATATGATATATTAGATCTTAGCATATTAAATATGCGTTTACAAAAGTAGGTTAGATTGTCTGATGTATCACACATTTTGAAGTTTTTGCTGGATGAGACAATTTGCTGCAGAAAACACTTGCAATACGATTCTTCACATCTTCTGTCATATATACACTAAACACAAGCTTTGCAGCTCCATCTTCACACAGGCTTTAGATTCACAATTTCATATCAGGCTTTAGAACACATAATGAGGCAAATGGTGATTGTTGACAGTTCTCAATAAGTCTTTCATCAATTTTGGACATTTCAAACACCATTTGAAGGGGCAAACAGATCTTATTGTTTCAGTCCAGCATTTAGTTTATTCATGATCGAGTTTTCAGAAATGTAGAAAAATTTTAAAACAGAAGTAAAAAGTCACAGAAACTTCAGATGGTTGTTTAGTGAACTCAAGCTATCTGATTAGAGCTTTCTCTTCTTAATGGCAGAGCAGATTGTTTGACAAATAATTTGATCTATCACTTTGCTCATTAGCTATGCACTGTTTGCTGAAAATGGATTTTTAGGCTGGCCTTTCTTTTCTATTCTCCTTTTTTCCTTAGTGAAAAAGCAACCATTTCTTGTATAGGACTATCATGAAAAGAATCTCAGAGTAGCTTAGACAACGAAAACACaaagaacaaaagaagagaacatgtaaGCTATAATTTGTACAAGAAATGGCACGACTTTACAATCTTATAGGCCTTTCATCATTTTTTAGATGTGCATATGCATAGGCATTCTTATTCTTGGTCAATATTTAATGCAAGGTTTTTAAACTAGAAAATTGGATTGGCATTTTCATTTACAACAAAGGTACAACCAGAACACATAGAGCAGAAGTATGTAATCCCATCCAGGAAAGTTAATCTCAAGATGTACTCTAAACAAAGATCAAAAGTCTTACGCTGGTGGCAATGCAAGCTGCCAGGCTTATGGACTTGCCAATATTGGCTACTGTTGCAAGCAGTAAAAAGTGTTGAGGAAAAATTAGAGTCAGCAACTCTACGCCAACACTGAGGCTGAACAAAACAGATGTTGAAAACCTCACTCTCTGCAAAAGTAGCCAATTTTAGCAAGAAGCCGGGATTTGGACGTCACAACGTTGCAGCCTAATTGAAGTCATCATGACAAACCTTTAGATCAGCATCAAATGCAGAGCCAAGGCTTGCTGAATAGATAAATTTGCTAAGCCGCCCAAGCCCATCTTTGAGCACCCAATTCAAGGCTGCTGCTGAAGGAAGAGATCGTTTTGCTCCTATTCCAATGGCCAGCAGCATTGCCTGCAAGTTGCTCCACATCCTAGCTTGGTCAGTTTATAAACAATGATATGTTCAGGTTTTAATAAAGCAACACGCTTTGTTCTCGAACAATTTGTAAATTAATCTAAATCCATGTAACTTTCTCAGTCCAAAATCGAATGTGTACATCTCAGCAAAAACTTTTAGACACTAAGCGTCACAAGCACATACAGCAAAGCAAAAGAAAAAAGGGTATTCATTTCTTCTCCATTTCGCTATAAAAAAAGCATGTCCCAGCATTGTGTATAGACACTGAGTTGTACTAATGCTCAAGTGTAATTTGTAACTTAGTCTTAATCCCATATGTGCCCCATCGATAAGAAAAATTGCGTACATCTCTTCCATAACCCTTAGACAACAAGCATCACAAGTTCAGACAACAAAGAAAATGGAGTAGGGCACCAACCCCTTGACCTTTCACTGAAAACAACAGCACTTCTCAGCATATTTAAGGTCATTGAGTCGCACtttaatgataaaaaaatttattgaaaatgatAATATTATTGGTCCAAAATATAATATGCTTCCATGTAAGAATCAGGGGTCAAATTTCCATTTATTGCATTGTAACCTTATTTGCCTTTGTCAAAAAAGAGACTTTGTAAATCAACATCCACAGATGACACAACGTAAAACCAGAAAACATAGCAAGAGATGAATGCTCAAAGTAACTCCTGTGTAAAAACAGTCTAACAAGGATATACCCTAAAAAAGGTTACAGATAAAgttgtagaataaaatttaatctGAATCTATACGAAGTTATAGCAGCTGTTCCAGAGACGAATAAGACAGAAGAGTTTACTAACATCCACGAGACTAAAATTGTTTATGGGGCCTCAAAGCCGAAACGATATTGTGATATGTGTTTCCAGGATACTTCAAGAATCATACAATAACAGGAGGCCTAAATGCAAGCCTAAACTTCACCATCATCTAatgaaaacaacaaagagaaaaggaagaagcagAAATGCCAACCTGAGTGGATTGAACTTGAATGGCTGAGCTGAATATGCGGTGAACAAACTTCCATTTGAGAAAATCCATGTAATTTGATGTAACCTGCTCTGGAACAAAAAGGGATAACATTATTAACCTCACCCTTCTGAGACAATCTTTGAGAAACTGCTTAAAGCTTTTGGCCTCCAGTATTTTTAAATGTTTCTCCAAGAGAAGGTACTGGCCGTCCCAAGCATACCGTAAAGAGACCCCTTTATTGTGGACTAGAATGGGCACATACTCCAACTCCTTactcttcatcttcttttgctGCTTATGTTCTGTCTTAAGACATTCTGGAAAAGCATCCCATGTACATGCGTGCACATTTAGTTTGATGGGTTTCTTAAAAGCTCCAGGCAATTTCCCGCCGTGTCTTTGCTTTCCAGAAATGCCCTGGTTAAGTCCATGTGAATTGGTCTGAAACAGAGAATGTTGATAGCTCTTCATTGATAAAGAACGACTAACTCAAGAATTGAATTTTAAACAGAGGCAGAAGTTTGTCTGAATGATGGATGGCATTGGATATCAGGCACAAAATTA includes:
- the LOC131075655 gene encoding protein root UVB sensitive 4 isoform X2, whose product is MKSYQHSLFQTNSHGLNQGISGKQRHGGKLPGAFKKPIKLNVHACTWDAFPECLKTEHKQQKKMKSKELEYVPILVHNKGVSLRYAWDGQYLLLEKHLKILEAKSFKQFLKDCLRRVRLIMLSLFVPEQVTSNYMDFLKWKFVHRIFSSAIQVQSTQAMLLAIGIGAKRSLPSAAALNWVLKDGLGRLSKFIYSASLGSAFDADLKRVRFSTSVLFSLSVGVELLTLIFPQHFLLLATVANIGKSISLAACIATSSAIHRSFAVADNLGDVSAKSQIQMVCFDNIGLALAACLNLFCKNNPRIEAALPFVIYPFFTAMDLFAIYQGLKYVHLPTLNKARIEIIADKWIHSRTVPSTGEVSNVEGIRFFHPSGSRIWPLRIGFINAKEQRAEIMRSALRSMKNEDSYFLSMESGHSFPWKPQLRLLLCLHKKAAAADIVMGVLQDDREQRSREMNQSC